A genome region from Streptomyces sp. NBC_01296 includes the following:
- a CDS encoding agmatine deiminase family protein, whose translation MNDHAAPKDPAGRTPRRTLDRRGFLAAAGLTAVGAALAAAGGEAFAAARPPARTAAAGGFTVPLDTVRHTRTWMAWPDSSAIWGRKLAGAQADIALIAKTIARYEPVVMCANSASVSKARSACGPAVTVIGSIPVDDCWIRDSGPVFRSNGAGGLDTVGLNFNGWGNQQTHAKDALVAGRIAAYAGVPITTAGFVGEGGAVETDGAGTLMATRSSIINPDRNPGLTQSQIEAAMCSAFGTSKVIWFKGVLGRDITDDHVDATSRFLEPGRGLVQMPLAGDTDPWSNDARQQYQILSTSTGAQGNPLSVTKLQGPDYNLIRSTDPNFVGAYANYYVCNGAVIAPQFGDSRADAGAKSTLQHLFPGRTVEQLNIDRLGAGGGGIHCVTQQQPAP comes from the coding sequence ATGAACGATCACGCTGCACCCAAGGACCCGGCCGGCAGAACGCCCCGCCGGACCCTGGACAGGCGAGGCTTCCTGGCCGCGGCAGGCCTCACGGCCGTCGGCGCCGCACTGGCGGCGGCGGGCGGCGAGGCCTTCGCGGCCGCGCGGCCCCCGGCGAGGACGGCGGCCGCCGGCGGCTTCACCGTCCCGCTCGACACCGTCCGGCACACCCGTACGTGGATGGCGTGGCCCGACAGCTCGGCGATCTGGGGCCGCAAACTGGCGGGCGCCCAGGCCGACATCGCGCTCATCGCGAAGACCATCGCCAGATACGAGCCGGTCGTCATGTGCGCCAACTCGGCGAGCGTCTCGAAGGCGAGGAGCGCCTGCGGACCGGCCGTCACGGTCATCGGCTCGATCCCGGTCGACGACTGCTGGATACGCGACAGCGGCCCGGTGTTCCGCAGCAACGGCGCGGGCGGCCTCGATACGGTCGGCCTGAACTTCAACGGCTGGGGCAACCAGCAGACCCACGCCAAGGACGCCCTGGTCGCCGGGCGGATCGCGGCCTACGCCGGGGTTCCGATCACCACCGCCGGCTTCGTCGGCGAGGGCGGCGCGGTGGAGACGGACGGCGCGGGCACCCTCATGGCCACTCGCAGCAGCATCATCAACCCGGACCGCAACCCCGGCCTGACGCAGTCGCAGATCGAGGCGGCGATGTGCAGTGCCTTCGGGACCTCCAAGGTGATCTGGTTCAAGGGCGTCCTCGGCCGGGACATCACCGACGACCACGTCGACGCCACGTCCCGGTTCCTCGAGCCCGGCCGGGGGCTGGTCCAGATGCCGCTGGCGGGCGACACCGACCCCTGGTCGAACGACGCGCGCCAGCAGTACCAGATCCTCTCCACGTCCACCGGCGCCCAGGGCAACCCCCTCTCGGTCACCAAGCTCCAGGGCCCCGACTACAACCTGATCCGCTCGACCGACCCGAACTTCGTGGGCGCGTACGCCAACTACTACGTGTGCAACGGAGCGGTCATAGCCCCCCAGTTCGGCGATTCCCGCGCCGACGCCGGAGCCAAGTCCACCCTCCAGCACCTCTTCCCGGGTCGCACGGTCGAGCAGCTCAACATCGACCGCCTGGGCGCGGGCGGCGGCGGGATCCACTGCGTCACCCAGCAGCAGCCCGCCCCGTAA
- a CDS encoding SIS domain-containing protein — MSHVAYELGTQPECWERAAELAPAQRALLPQPGERTAIVGCGTSYYMAQAAAALREEVGQGETDAFPASEFPLHRRYDRVVALTRSGTTTEVLDLLAGLRDAGVRTTAVIGDPATPVMTLADELVVLDFADEQSVVQTRFATTALTLLRAHYGLHDPAVVADARTALTEPLPEQAASRGQFTFLGRGWSVGLAHEAALKMREASLSWSESYPAMEYRHGPISVTGPGTLTWSLGETPDGLAEQVRATGGQWVAGRLDPLAELVRVHRLAIAVAAHQDLDPDQPRNLTRSVILTVGEEAVR, encoded by the coding sequence ATGAGCCACGTCGCGTACGAGTTGGGCACACAGCCCGAGTGCTGGGAGCGGGCCGCCGAACTGGCCCCCGCCCAGCGGGCGTTGCTGCCCCAGCCGGGGGAGCGTACCGCGATCGTCGGGTGCGGGACCTCTTACTACATGGCCCAGGCGGCCGCCGCCCTGCGCGAGGAGGTGGGCCAGGGGGAGACCGACGCCTTCCCCGCCTCGGAGTTCCCCCTGCACCGCCGCTACGACCGGGTCGTCGCGCTGACCCGGTCCGGTACCACGACCGAGGTGCTGGACCTGCTGGCCGGGCTGCGGGACGCCGGTGTGCGTACGACCGCCGTCATCGGGGACCCGGCGACGCCGGTGATGACCCTCGCCGACGAGCTCGTCGTCCTCGACTTCGCCGACGAGCAGTCCGTCGTGCAGACCCGTTTCGCGACGACCGCGCTGACCCTGCTGCGCGCCCACTACGGTCTGCACGACCCGGCCGTCGTCGCCGACGCGCGCACGGCGCTCACCGAGCCGCTGCCCGAGCAGGCGGCGAGCCGCGGGCAGTTCACCTTCCTCGGTCGCGGCTGGAGCGTGGGCCTCGCCCACGAGGCCGCGCTGAAGATGCGCGAGGCCTCCCTGTCCTGGTCCGAGTCGTATCCGGCGATGGAGTACCGGCACGGCCCGATCAGCGTCACCGGGCCCGGCACCCTCACCTGGTCGCTCGGCGAGACCCCCGACGGGCTCGCCGAGCAGGTGCGGGCGACCGGCGGCCAGTGGGTGGCCGGGCGGCTCGACCCGCTCGCCGAGCTGGTACGGGTCCACCGGCTGGCGATCGCCGTCGCGGCCCACCAGGACCTGGATCCGGACCAGCCGCGGAACCTGACCCGCTCGGTGATCCTCACCGTCGGCGAGGAGGCGGTCCGATGA
- a CDS encoding AAA family ATPase, translated as MSAVDVRDGKAVGEGAAGPVIRPRGLVDLRGRGGGPLLMSYPAGAVVVVSGLPGSGKSTLLRRWSRMAPVVDPRASHLACEALMPAWLPYAVYRPWARLRHLLRLRAEILSGGPLLAHDCGSRTWMRRWLSWTARRRGGELHVVLLDVGAAEALAGQEARARRAPRRVFARHRQGLDRLLEALCLHDSAAVPEAVSVVLVDRISRERMTAVRFSPADAPRAPLDRNP; from the coding sequence ATGTCCGCGGTGGACGTGAGGGACGGGAAGGCCGTCGGCGAGGGCGCGGCCGGACCGGTCATACGCCCGCGCGGGTTGGTGGACCTGCGGGGGCGGGGCGGCGGACCGCTCCTGATGTCGTACCCGGCGGGTGCCGTGGTGGTGGTGTCCGGACTGCCCGGCAGCGGCAAGAGCACCCTGCTCCGCCGCTGGTCGCGCATGGCGCCCGTCGTCGACCCCAGGGCCTCGCACCTCGCCTGCGAGGCCCTGATGCCCGCGTGGCTGCCGTACGCGGTGTACCGCCCGTGGGCCCGGCTCAGGCACTTGCTGCGGCTGCGCGCCGAAATCCTCTCGGGGGGACCGCTCCTGGCCCACGACTGCGGCAGCCGGACCTGGATGCGGCGGTGGCTCTCCTGGACGGCGCGGCGCCGCGGCGGTGAGCTGCACGTCGTCCTGTTGGACGTCGGAGCGGCCGAGGCCCTGGCCGGGCAGGAGGCGCGGGCCCGACGGGCCCCTCGGCGCGTCTTCGCCCGACACCGGCAGGGACTGGACCGACTGCTCGAAGCGCTCTGCCTGCACGACTCGGCAGCGGTGCCGGAGGCGGTCTCGGTGGTACTGGTCGACCGGATATCGCGGGAACGCATGACAGCAGTGCGGTTCAGCCCCGCCGATGCACCTCGTGCCCCGCTGGATCGCAATCCGTGA
- a CDS encoding multicopper oxidase family protein — protein MPKTPPLTKYVDALPTPVTAIPDPSVYPGADYYEYTMRQGSWQFHRDLGPATVWGYWAKNPHSPRKAIGMGYLGPTISVDKDHPTVVKYRNHLPTTHLFQSVIDGIRTGDPQLTPIPPPPYEPMQPFPPNVNVWNVVHQHGGFTAPQSDGMPLHSFSPDGIHAESYTTLDPSRVKPNEAICAYTNHERSSLLWYHDHGMGMTSLNVYAGLAGLYVIRDPEDEQLGLPHGAFEVPLILQDRTFYPDGSLAYTMTLQEGEDTPVVNGKAYPFLAVEPRRYRLRILNASNERFWRLRFDVPTDVLLQPNLPFWLIGTDGGFRAPLQMLNFLIGPAERYDLIVDFSQMPMGTNITMTNYHAPVHYPGMPGQGPQISEIMQFRVTKRLSGGPDRSTPPKDLKLPTAEPIVPKPDTRRRQWVVYQHKLFSTMTFNAVPFMEPSEDFIKAGSTEIWEYINPNHDAHPMHVHLVNFQVLNRQPIDAAAYQADYEKWIDGGRKPGDIPVLEKYFTGPPIPPDPDEALSEKDTVKSYPETVTRIICREFSPPTETIASIPDSGTEFPATYIHHCHLLEHEDDDLMRPWTIVQD, from the coding sequence GTGCCGAAGACCCCTCCGCTGACGAAGTACGTCGACGCGCTGCCCACGCCGGTGACGGCCATCCCGGATCCTTCCGTCTATCCGGGCGCCGACTACTACGAATACACGATGCGGCAGGGCTCCTGGCAATTCCACCGCGACCTCGGGCCGGCAACCGTGTGGGGTTACTGGGCCAAGAACCCGCACAGCCCTCGCAAGGCGATCGGCATGGGCTATCTCGGTCCGACCATCAGCGTCGACAAGGACCACCCGACCGTCGTCAAGTACCGCAACCACCTGCCGACCACCCACCTGTTCCAATCCGTGATCGACGGCATTCGCACCGGGGACCCCCAGCTCACCCCGATCCCGCCGCCGCCCTACGAGCCCATGCAGCCGTTTCCCCCGAACGTCAATGTGTGGAACGTCGTGCACCAGCACGGCGGTTTCACGGCGCCGCAGTCCGACGGCATGCCGCTGCATTCGTTCAGCCCGGACGGCATTCACGCCGAGTCGTACACCACCCTGGACCCGAGCCGGGTCAAACCCAACGAAGCGATCTGCGCCTACACCAACCACGAGCGTTCGTCCCTGCTCTGGTATCACGACCACGGCATGGGGATGACCAGCCTCAACGTCTATGCGGGCCTGGCAGGTCTCTACGTCATCCGTGACCCGGAGGACGAGCAGCTCGGGCTGCCGCACGGCGCATTCGAGGTCCCCCTCATCCTGCAGGACCGGACCTTCTACCCGGACGGCTCGCTCGCCTACACCATGACCCTGCAGGAGGGCGAGGACACCCCGGTCGTCAACGGAAAGGCGTACCCCTTCCTGGCCGTCGAGCCGCGGCGCTACCGGCTGCGCATTCTCAACGCGTCGAACGAGCGCTTCTGGCGGCTGAGGTTCGACGTCCCCACGGACGTACTGCTCCAGCCCAACCTGCCGTTCTGGCTGATCGGCACCGACGGCGGTTTCCGTGCTCCGCTGCAGATGCTGAACTTCCTGATCGGGCCGGCCGAGCGGTACGACCTGATCGTCGACTTCAGCCAGATGCCCATGGGCACGAACATCACGATGACGAACTACCACGCACCGGTCCACTACCCCGGCATGCCGGGCCAGGGACCGCAGATCTCGGAGATCATGCAGTTCCGGGTCACCAAGCGACTGTCCGGAGGCCCGGACAGGAGCACTCCGCCCAAGGACCTCAAGCTGCCCACGGCGGAACCCATCGTGCCGAAACCGGACACCCGTCGGCGGCAGTGGGTCGTGTACCAGCACAAGCTCTTCAGCACCATGACGTTCAACGCGGTGCCGTTCATGGAGCCGTCCGAGGACTTCATCAAGGCGGGCTCGACCGAGATCTGGGAGTACATCAATCCCAACCACGACGCCCACCCGATGCATGTCCACCTCGTCAACTTCCAGGTGTTGAACAGGCAGCCGATCGACGCAGCCGCCTACCAGGCGGACTACGAAAAGTGGATCGACGGTGGCCGCAAACCGGGGGACATCCCGGTGTTGGAGAAGTACTTCACCGGCCCGCCGATTCCGCCGGACCCGGACGAAGCGCTGTCCGAAAAGGACACGGTCAAATCCTATCCGGAGACGGTGACCAGGATCATCTGCCGGGAATTCAGCCCGCCGACGGAAACGATCGCGTCGATTCCGGACAGCGGAACCGAGTTCCCCGCGACGTACATCCACCACTGCCACCTGCTCGAACACGAGGACGACGACCTGATGCGCCCCTGGACGATCGTTCAGGACTGA
- a CDS encoding ABC transporter ATP-binding protein yields MSKTVLEAVGLHRAYGQVRAVDDVSFRLAEGGSLGIVGESGSGKTTTARIVVGLEHADAGRILVHGRDRGDRVRGRAQRLARAREVQMVFQDPFLSLDPRTTVGAALRETLALHFPAADRDRRITELLDQVGLGAREADALPRQLSGGQRQRVAIARALAVEPAVLVLDEAVAALDVSVQAQILNLLADIREQTGIGYLFITHDLGVVRCVTDDVLVMRHGRIVEAGPTAQVLAEPRHPYTRLLLESVPRPGWDLRGIAAARRAL; encoded by the coding sequence ATGAGCAAGACCGTGCTGGAGGCCGTCGGCCTGCACCGGGCGTACGGGCAGGTCCGGGCCGTGGACGACGTCTCGTTCCGGCTGGCCGAGGGCGGTTCGCTCGGCATCGTCGGCGAATCGGGCTCGGGCAAGACGACCACCGCCCGCATCGTCGTGGGCCTCGAGCACGCGGACGCCGGCCGGATCCTGGTCCACGGCCGGGACCGGGGTGATCGCGTGCGCGGCAGGGCGCAGCGCCTGGCACGGGCACGGGAGGTGCAGATGGTCTTCCAGGACCCGTTCCTGTCCCTCGATCCGCGCACCACCGTGGGCGCGGCGCTGCGGGAGACCCTTGCCCTGCACTTCCCCGCCGCCGATCGCGACCGGCGGATCACCGAGCTGCTCGACCAGGTGGGGCTGGGGGCCCGGGAGGCGGACGCCCTGCCCCGGCAGCTGTCGGGCGGGCAGCGCCAGCGGGTCGCCATCGCCCGCGCGCTGGCGGTGGAGCCGGCCGTCCTCGTGCTCGACGAGGCGGTGGCCGCGCTGGACGTGTCCGTACAGGCGCAGATCCTGAACCTGCTCGCCGACATCCGCGAACAGACGGGCATCGGCTACCTGTTCATCACGCATGACCTCGGCGTGGTGCGGTGCGTCACCGACGACGTCCTCGTCATGCGGCACGGACGGATCGTCGAAGCGGGTCCGACCGCGCAGGTCCTCGCCGAGCCCCGGCATCCCTACACCCGGCTGCTGCTGGAGTCCGTACCCCGGCCGGGGTGGGACCTGCGGGGCATCGCGGCGGCCCGCCGCGCCCTCTGA
- a CDS encoding acyl-CoA dehydrogenase family protein yields the protein MHLEYTPEQQQLRTELRAYFAELVPQDVYARYEDPAAQKRFYRETIRRLGADGWLGVGWPKEYGGRGMSPMDQFIFFDEAAQAVVPLPLMALNTVGPTIMQFGTDEQKAYFLPKILAGEIDFAIGYSEPDAGTDLAALKCKAVREGDEETGTYVVNGQKIWTTNGDTADWVWLAVRTDPDAPAHKGITMLLVPTADPGYSCTLINTLASHDTTASHYENIRVPASRRVGQENKGWRLITNQLNHERVTLAAHGTMAIRALHDVQRWAAGTKLADGRRVIDLSWVRGRLARTHARLDAMKLLNWQMVNAVQDGTLTPQDASAVKVYGSEARRDAYAWLMEVVGAAGSLKDGSAGAVLHGELERGYRSAVIFTFGGGNNEIQREIISWIGLGMPRVRR from the coding sequence GTGCACCTCGAATACACGCCTGAGCAGCAGCAGTTGCGCACTGAGCTGCGCGCCTACTTCGCCGAGCTGGTGCCGCAGGACGTCTACGCCCGCTACGAGGACCCGGCCGCGCAGAAGCGCTTCTACCGGGAGACCATCCGCCGGCTCGGCGCCGACGGCTGGCTCGGGGTCGGCTGGCCCAAGGAGTACGGCGGCCGCGGGATGTCCCCGATGGACCAGTTCATCTTCTTCGACGAGGCCGCGCAGGCCGTCGTACCGCTGCCGCTGATGGCGCTCAACACCGTCGGACCGACCATCATGCAGTTCGGCACCGACGAGCAGAAGGCGTACTTCCTGCCGAAGATCCTGGCCGGCGAGATCGACTTCGCCATCGGCTACAGCGAGCCGGACGCCGGCACCGACCTCGCGGCGCTCAAGTGCAAGGCCGTCCGCGAGGGCGACGAGGAGACCGGCACGTACGTGGTCAACGGCCAGAAGATCTGGACCACGAACGGCGACACCGCCGACTGGGTCTGGCTCGCCGTCCGCACCGACCCGGACGCCCCTGCGCACAAGGGCATCACCATGCTCCTCGTGCCGACCGCCGACCCCGGCTACTCCTGCACCCTGATCAACACCCTCGCCTCGCACGACACCACCGCCAGCCACTACGAGAACATCCGGGTTCCCGCGAGCCGCCGCGTGGGGCAGGAGAACAAGGGCTGGCGCCTGATCACCAACCAGCTCAACCATGAGCGCGTCACCCTGGCCGCCCACGGGACCATGGCCATCCGGGCGTTGCACGACGTACAGCGCTGGGCCGCCGGGACCAAGCTCGCCGACGGCCGCCGCGTCATCGACCTCTCCTGGGTCCGCGGCCGCCTGGCCCGCACCCACGCCCGGCTCGACGCGATGAAACTGCTCAACTGGCAGATGGTCAACGCCGTCCAGGACGGCACGCTGACCCCGCAGGACGCCTCCGCCGTCAAGGTGTACGGCTCGGAGGCCCGCAGGGACGCGTACGCCTGGCTGATGGAGGTGGTCGGCGCGGCCGGCTCCCTCAAGGACGGCTCCGCGGGCGCGGTGCTGCACGGCGAGCTCGAACGCGGCTACCGCAGCGCCGTGATCTTCACCTTCGGCGGCGGGAACAACGAGATCCAGCGCGAGATCATCTCCTGGATCGGCCTGGGCATGCCCCGCGTCCGCCGCTGA
- a CDS encoding methyltransferase domain-containing protein, with translation MAVVVMQHAAGQAPTAVTRVLAAAGLASRTVSLAAAADPSADLSGIEGLIVLGGPRTAPSGPSARSGPSARSGRPASGVADPALVREALAAEVPVLALGTGTRLLAPARGARAADPGTAADRPLLELTPAAGSDPLFAGAAPPSPGLRPAPGSLDLPADAVVLASCDGYPEQAFRIGASAWGIRFLPQGGDTEGTAAGPTLDPWGEQLLGRFATLVAARAEHTAARAFFTRRADAWEERFAYQTPAYEAAAARLRLEPGGRAVDLGCGTGRAMPALRAQVGPRGHVLGIDVTPAMLAAAARHGRTRHGHLLAADCTRLPLPGACVDGIFSAGLLDHLPDPLAALREWARVSAADGVLLLFHPSGRAERAARHGRALDPADLLAEHNLRPALEATGWHLDAYEDGADHFLARAVPRG, from the coding sequence ATGGCGGTTGTCGTCATGCAGCACGCGGCCGGGCAGGCTCCGACCGCCGTGACCAGGGTGCTCGCCGCAGCGGGTCTGGCCTCCCGGACGGTCTCGCTCGCGGCCGCTGCGGATCCGTCTGCGGACCTGAGCGGCATCGAGGGCCTGATCGTCCTCGGCGGCCCCCGGACCGCCCCGTCCGGCCCGTCCGCCCGGTCCGGCCCGTCCGCCCGGTCCGGCCGGCCCGCCTCGGGCGTAGCCGATCCGGCCCTCGTACGGGAAGCCCTGGCCGCGGAGGTGCCCGTGCTGGCCCTGGGAACCGGTACGCGCCTGCTGGCGCCGGCGAGAGGCGCAAGGGCCGCCGACCCCGGCACGGCTGCCGACCGCCCCCTGCTGGAACTCACGCCGGCCGCGGGGTCCGACCCGCTCTTCGCCGGAGCCGCGCCGCCCTCCCCCGGCCTGCGGCCGGCCCCCGGCTCCCTCGACCTGCCGGCCGACGCCGTCGTACTGGCCTCCTGCGACGGGTACCCCGAGCAGGCCTTCCGCATCGGCGCCAGCGCCTGGGGCATCCGGTTCCTGCCGCAGGGCGGCGATACGGAAGGAACGGCGGCCGGGCCCACCCTCGATCCTTGGGGGGAGCAGCTCCTGGGCCGGTTCGCCACCCTCGTGGCCGCCCGCGCCGAGCACACCGCCGCCCGGGCCTTCTTCACCCGCCGGGCGGACGCCTGGGAGGAGCGCTTCGCCTACCAGACCCCCGCCTACGAGGCCGCGGCCGCCCGGCTGCGGCTCGAGCCCGGCGGCCGCGCGGTGGACCTCGGCTGCGGCACCGGCCGGGCCATGCCCGCGCTCCGGGCGCAGGTCGGGCCCCGCGGCCACGTACTCGGCATCGACGTCACCCCGGCCATGCTGGCGGCCGCCGCCCGGCACGGCCGCACCCGCCACGGGCACCTCCTCGCCGCCGACTGCACCCGCCTCCCGCTGCCCGGCGCCTGCGTGGACGGCATCTTCTCGGCAGGGCTGCTCGACCATCTCCCGGACCCGCTCGCCGCCCTGCGCGAATGGGCCCGCGTGAGCGCGGCCGACGGCGTCCTGCTCCTGTTCCACCCGTCGGGCCGCGCGGAGCGCGCAGCCCGCCACGGCCGCGCCCTCGACCCCGCCGACCTCCTCGCCGAGCACAACCTGCGGCCCGCCCTGGAGGCGACGGGCTGGCACCTGGACGCGTACGAGGACGGCGCCGACCACTTCCTGGCCCGCGCCGTTCCCCGCGGCTGA
- a CDS encoding class II fructose-bisphosphate aldolase — MSLVCAGTLVLEAAAAGRAVAAFNIITLEHAEAVVAGAERAGLPVILQLSENAVKFRGGQLLPISRAAAACAEAAGIPVGLHLDHVKSADLLRQAVDAGFSSVMYDAAQLPYAENLEATRSAADWAHANGLWVEAELGEVGGKNGAAPLDPHAPGARTDPDEARRFVADSGVDALAVAIGSSHAMTSRTAALDHALLARLAKTVDVPLVLHGSSGLPDAELAAAVAGGIRKVNIGTALNLAMTEAIRTHLTPADPRPYLTAARTAMAATAAAMITALN; from the coding sequence ATGAGCCTCGTCTGTGCCGGGACGCTCGTCCTCGAGGCGGCGGCCGCCGGCCGCGCCGTCGCCGCGTTCAACATCATCACCCTGGAGCACGCCGAGGCCGTCGTCGCCGGGGCGGAACGGGCGGGCCTGCCGGTCATCCTCCAGCTGAGCGAGAACGCCGTGAAGTTCCGCGGCGGGCAGCTGCTGCCGATCTCGCGGGCCGCCGCCGCCTGCGCGGAGGCCGCCGGGATCCCGGTCGGCCTGCACCTGGACCACGTCAAGAGCGCCGACCTGCTCCGGCAGGCCGTGGACGCCGGGTTCAGCTCGGTGATGTACGACGCCGCGCAGCTCCCGTACGCGGAGAACCTGGAGGCCACCCGCTCCGCGGCCGACTGGGCGCACGCCAACGGGCTGTGGGTCGAAGCCGAACTGGGGGAGGTGGGCGGGAAGAACGGCGCCGCCCCGCTCGACCCGCACGCGCCCGGTGCCCGTACCGACCCGGACGAGGCCCGGCGGTTCGTGGCCGACTCCGGTGTCGATGCGTTGGCCGTGGCGATCGGCAGCAGCCACGCGATGACCAGCCGCACCGCGGCGCTGGACCACGCGCTGCTCGCCCGGCTGGCGAAGACCGTGGACGTGCCCCTGGTGCTGCACGGCTCCTCGGGCCTGCCGGACGCGGAACTCGCGGCGGCGGTGGCGGGCGGCATCCGGAAGGTCAACATCGGTACCGCGCTGAACCTGGCCATGACCGAGGCCATCCGCACCCACCTGACCCCGGCGGACCCGCGCCCGTACCTGACGGCGGCCCGTACGGCGATGGCGGCGACGGCCGCGGCGATGATCACGGCGCTGAACTGA
- a CDS encoding DeoR/GlpR family DNA-binding transcription regulator, whose protein sequence is MTRKERWQTLLDLLVERGELEVEPAAESLGVSAATIRRDLDQLAEQQLLVRTRGGAVVHGVSYELPLRYRTSRRAAEKQRISEAVAELITPGEVIGLTGGTTTTEVARALAGRPDLASGSPALTVVTNALNIAGELVIRPQFKIVLTGGVARPQSYELTGPLAQQVLGQLTMDTAVVGVDAFDPTDGAATRHEDEAAMNRLLCERARRVVIAADSSKLAVRAFARICPTRSVDILVTDVSLPDAVAAEFEEAGVEVRRV, encoded by the coding sequence ATGACCCGCAAGGAGCGCTGGCAGACGCTGCTGGATCTGCTGGTGGAGCGGGGCGAGCTGGAGGTCGAGCCGGCGGCGGAGAGCCTCGGCGTGTCCGCCGCGACCATCCGCCGCGACCTCGACCAGCTGGCCGAGCAGCAGCTGCTGGTCCGCACGCGCGGCGGGGCGGTGGTCCACGGCGTCTCGTACGAACTCCCCCTGCGCTACCGGACGTCCCGCCGCGCCGCGGAGAAGCAGCGCATCAGCGAGGCGGTGGCGGAGCTGATCACGCCGGGCGAGGTGATCGGCCTGACCGGCGGCACGACGACCACGGAGGTGGCCCGCGCCCTGGCCGGCCGCCCGGACCTGGCGTCGGGCTCGCCGGCGCTGACGGTGGTGACCAACGCGCTCAACATCGCGGGCGAGCTCGTCATCAGGCCGCAGTTCAAGATCGTGCTGACGGGCGGGGTCGCCCGGCCCCAGTCGTACGAGCTGACCGGCCCGCTGGCCCAGCAGGTACTGGGCCAGCTCACGATGGACACGGCGGTCGTCGGCGTGGACGCCTTCGACCCGACGGACGGCGCGGCGACCCGCCACGAGGACGAGGCCGCGATGAACCGCCTGCTGTGCGAGCGGGCCCGCCGGGTGGTCATCGCGGCGGACTCCAGCAAACTCGCGGTCCGCGCCTTCGCCCGCATCTGCCCGACCCGCTCGGTGGACATCCTCGTGACGGACGTATCCCTCCCGGACGCGGTGGCGGCGGAGTTCGAAGAGGCGGGTGTGGAGGTACGGCGGGTGTGA
- a CDS encoding TetR/AcrR family transcriptional regulator, producing the protein MAADLAAEAADGRPSPPARTSRTARTSAKGEQTRARLIAAARTLLAGEGFARFSTRNVAALCGISHGMCHYHFQDRTDLIVAVARDIGPEWIGPMEAAVDGPGSFSERAERVIGLLTQPEGPDLSRLHSALHWFALNDDRVRAAVDAEYRRWRDCFVRLFQVLADEHEGAFDPVPPGTALAAAADGLAALQSLDSRVDPELTVRVLVAGLATAAVRP; encoded by the coding sequence GTGGCAGCAGACCTGGCAGCAGAAGCCGCGGACGGACGGCCTTCCCCTCCGGCCCGCACCTCCCGTACCGCCCGTACCTCGGCGAAGGGTGAGCAGACCCGCGCCCGGCTGATCGCAGCCGCCCGTACGCTGCTGGCAGGCGAGGGCTTCGCCCGCTTCAGCACCCGCAACGTCGCCGCGCTCTGCGGGATTTCGCACGGGATGTGCCACTACCACTTCCAGGACCGGACCGACCTGATCGTGGCCGTCGCCCGGGACATCGGGCCCGAATGGATCGGCCCGATGGAAGCCGCCGTCGACGGCCCCGGCTCCTTCTCCGAGCGTGCCGAGCGCGTGATCGGACTGCTGACGCAGCCCGAGGGCCCGGACCTCTCACGCCTGCACTCCGCGCTCCACTGGTTCGCGTTGAACGACGACCGGGTCCGGGCCGCGGTGGACGCGGAGTACCGGCGCTGGCGGGACTGCTTCGTCCGGCTGTTCCAGGTGCTGGCCGACGAGCACGAAGGCGCCTTCGACCCCGTTCCGCCGGGCACGGCCCTCGCGGCCGCCGCAGACGGGCTCGCGGCCCTCCAGTCCCTGGACTCCCGCGTCGATCCCGAGCTGACCGTACGCGTCCTCGTCGCCGGCCTCGCCACGGCGGCCGTACGCCCCTGA